GACTGCCTGTGTCGGGTAAGGCTGTTGGAGTAAGCAAAGGCTTTTCCGCACACCTCGCAACAGAAATGCTTTTCACCCCCACCTTCGTGAACCGTCTGGTGATGGGCGGTCAGATGGAAGTGGTGGCGGAACGACTTCCAGCAGATAGCGCAGGTGTAAAGACGAGGCGGGGGCTGCGGATGCGGCTGGGTATCTTGAGGCTTGACATCTTGAGGGTAGGAGTAATAGGAGGAGGTGCTCGGTACTTGGTTCTGGTTCCCGTCTTGGGTCACGCTGCACTGGGGGTTGGGATTAAAGCTGTTCATGTTCTCTGGCGCTGGTGTCGTTGGCACCTCTTCCATCTCCCCTTTCTGGTGGAGCTTGCTGTGCCTCCTGAGACTCTGGGAGTAGCCAAACTCCTTCCCACAAATGCCGCATTTGTAATTCTTAGCCCCAGAGTGAACCGTTTGGTGCTTGCTCAGGTGGAAAGCCTCCCTGAAATACTTTCCACAAACAGTGCAGTGATGAGGCTTCTCGCCGGTATGTATGCGGTCGTGCCGGCGTAGAGTCTCGCGGCGTGCGAAACCCTTGCCGCAGACACTGCAGAGGTGAGTGCGTGGGAGCCCGCTGGTTCCCATTCTCGGAGTGTACTGCCTACGCTTCGGGGGCTGCCCGTCAGCTGCCGGATCTTTCTTGGCTCTGGGCTTGCGGGGACGCTTGGGCTTTGCGGCGGGATTCTGCGAATTGTTGCTCAACGCCTCTTGGTTCCCACCGCCTCGGAAATTCTTATCCATGCTCGATGTTGACGGTGAACCCAGGGGGCCTAGACCAAGACCGCCGAGTAGACCTCCTATGATGTCCCCCCTGTCATCTCTATTTCCGGTTGCCGCGGTGATGGCAGAGATGGCATTATTGACGGAGCTAGTGACATCATCCTCCGAGTCATCCAGTAGCGAGGAGAGGGGCAGGTGGGGCTGTTGCTGCGGATGATGGTGCTGGTTGTGGCTCTGAGAGTGCGGGTGCAGGGTTGGGGCCAGGGGCGCCTTTCTCAGAGCTGGGCCGGCCATCCCGCTTCCACAGGGGGAGGCACCAGAGTAGCACGGAGATGGATTACCTTGAGAACGGTGGTCTTCATGGTAGCCTGTGTAACGATTCCGAGAGTAGTCAGTGGGGTATTTACCATCGGTTCTGTCCCTGTCATTTGAATTCCCTCCCCTTGCAGACTGAAACAGATCACATCCTAACCCTGATTTTTGCTCTCCTTCCCCAACAATGATTATACCCTCCTTCTCCTCACTTTTCCCATAAATGACCCCCCGATTGCTCGGATAAGTTCCCCCTCCTCCGTTACCTCCTCCGCTCCCTCCCCCTATTCTGTCCTCACCGTCGCTTCCTGTCTTGCTGCCTCGTTGTTTGGGTCCCCTACCTGGCTTGCCGCAGGTGCCTGAGGCAGCGTGGTTGAGTAGAGAGGTGCTCTCACGGAAGGCACGACCACAGGCAGGACATCGGAATGGCTTTTCCTCATGTATCTTCTCATGCCGTGTCAGTGACTCTCTACGATTAAAAGCCCGAGAGCAGGTGGAGCAGCCATATGGGCGGGCTGAAGAGTGTAGGACACCGTGTTGCAGGAGGTGACCTTTTTTCTTAAAGCCTTTGCCACAATCGGGgcagtgaaatattttgtctgGGCTAGGGCAACAATTGGACATGGGCTGAGGAGTTTCTTGGGTCGAATGGGGGAGGCTCGGGTCTGACTGACTTTTAATGTGAACGGGATTTGGGCCGGTAGTGGTCGATTTGCTAGTGCCAGCTGCGGTTGGCTCATGCATACGCATATGCCTGCGAAGGCTCGAAAGGTGAGGGAAGCTTTTGCCACACTCTCCACAGCTATAAATTGACTCGGTGTCAGATTCGGTGGCGTTAGCTTGCATTGAGCTCAAGTTATCAGATTTAGAAAGGTGAGACTCGTTAGTAACCAGCACTGAGGCAGCGGAGGAAGAGGgagcagaggaggaagaagaagaagaaactactgatgaggatgaagatgaggcAAGCAGGGATGACGGGTCTCCGCCCATATTTGGTAAGCCCACCCCACTTCCAATTAAAGCTGGGGGCTGACTATGACTAAGTGCGCCGTTGCTACTACTCGTGCTAGGATTGCTGTGGCCGCTGGGACCGTTGCTAGTGCTTTCAGATTTTCTCTGGGGCAGATAGCCAGCCATCGCTTTCTTCCTCCTACTGCTACTAGTGCTGCCGCTACtactgccgccgccgcctgttCCGCTACCTGCGCTGTCCGCTTTCGCGTCATCCTTAGACAAGGATAAATGAAGTGGCAGAGGAAGCGGCAAACCCGCTTCCTGCTGCATCAGCGAGGCTATTTGATTTGACGAGAGGACGGGGATGCCTTGAAAGTCAAAGCCGCCCAGCGATGAGGGCTGGGACCCGGGGTGGAGCGGGTGGTGAGGATGAGAATGGGAGTGAGGATGAGATAGGGCGTGAGGCGCAAGCTGTTGCTGCTGGGGCGGCTGCTGCGGAGCCTGCTGTGATTGAGAAGCGGAGTGGCTATGCGAGTGAGAGGAATGAAGCGCAGGGGGCGGAGCAAGGCTAGTACTCGGCTCCCCACCACTCTGGCCTAAACCGATCCCCAAGTGGTTATGGCTACCCTGTTGAACGAGAAACTGCTCTAAACTAGCATTAGCAGGCACCCCGGAGAGGAAATACTGATTTGCGGCTAGCATGCAACTAAATTGTTGGTGAAGGCTCCGTGCATCAGACTGGGCCCCAACCAACTGGTGTCCCAAAGAACTGACTGCACTGCTGCTAGCGAGGTTGTTAGAGGTGGCCACAGAGGTTGAAGGGGAAGGGGAGGACGAAGAGGGGCCGGATGAGGCTTGGGGGACAGAGAGGCCGGGATGcagaggaggtgggggtggaggTGCGGATGTTACTAATCCTCCTAATCCCCCAGCACTCACACTACTGCTACTTCCTCCGGCAAAGTGCTCAAAGCGGCCTACACCTGGGTGCAACTGCTCCTGCGCTAGTGCTGCCTCAGTCGGGTGGAAAGAGCGCAGGAACTGTGGGTAGCTCGAAGAATGGCttgagctgctgttgctgctcaTCTTGCTTGACTTTGAACGAGAGCTCTGAGACGAGGAAGGCTGCTGTTGTaaaggtgggggaggaggggcaCTCATCTTGGCAAAAATGGAGGCAGAATCAGAAAAGGCGTTACCTCTTGACCCCTGCAGGGGGCCCAAGCCAAGTCCAGACAGAAGAGCTCCAGACGACTcagcttgctgctgctgctgctgctgctggagttgGTGCTGGTGGAGTTGCACttgctgctgatgctgcagTTGTCGGTCTAACCCAAGGCCTTTGAACTGGTGGGCCTGGTGCCCACTTAACATCTCTATAATGTCCAAATTGTATTTTCCAAACTGGAACATTTCCCACTCACATGCACATGGGGGGTGCAAGGACAAACCTCCAGTGCTAGGAGCAGCAACAAGAGTCCCAAAACAAGAGGagtgaaatacaaaaaaaaaagcctaaagACACTTCGgcgaaaatgtttttttcttttttccagaaACGCTTGAATGTCACTTAAAAGTTTTCTTATATGTACAAAAACAGCTGTTGGTACTCGCGATCATCCACTGCTTAAAATTTACTTCCCGAAGCAGCGGAGCAGCtcaaaagcataaaaaaaaggtgttcCGTCTAATTTCAAAATTGCTTAGAATAACTTTTAGCCAAGCAGTTCAATAGACTTCCTCTTGATTCCTTTGCGAGTTACTGCATTGACATTTTCCTTGATCTAAGCGAGACTCCTCATCTGTGTTCAGCCAAGAAGACCCTGACgctgaaaaaaacacaaagttaaagaaaaatacatgtcACAGAAGTCATTTCTTCCATCACCCACTGACATTTTAATAAGGCTAATTTGAGCAAGCTGTTTGTtcgggtatgttttttttccaattcaaaCTTAGGTCAACACAGTATCAACAGTGCAATTCATACTAAGAAAAGCTTTCATAGAAAACGTCATGTGGGGCAAAAATACTTCTTTAGCCACTTCAGATAAGTAATCATAATGAAGATTTGAGACTTTATAACAACTTACCCTGAAGTGGTTCTGCTGGATTGCGGCACAATGATGCTAAATCAATTTTCAAACGTTCAAAACGGTTGAGACTGTGTGTCATTGTTGGGGTCGCTAGGTGTATATACAATGAatagaaaaagtctacacaccctgtACAAATGCGAGGGTGTGCACAATTTTACAACCCCATTATTCCCATTGTTACATTTCACCGCCCCTCtcatgaagatttttttttattattcaattGCGCTGTACAGGTTATAGGTCAAATTAAtggtagtattttttttttttcttcaataagTCATcttatcaattttatttattttttttcaaac
This DNA window, taken from Syngnathus acus chromosome 16, fSynAcu1.2, whole genome shotgun sequence, encodes the following:
- the si:dkeyp-69b9.6 gene encoding zinc finger protein 865 isoform X3, coding for MFQFGKYNLDIIEMLSGHQAHQFKGLGLDRQLQHQQQVQLHQHQLQQQQQQQQAESSGALLSGLGLGPLQGSRGYHEDHRSQGNPSPCYSGASPCGSGMAGPALRKAPLAPTLHPHSQSHNQHHHPQQQPHLPLSSLLDDSEDDVTSSVNNAISAITAATGNRDDRGDIIGGLLGGLGLGPLGSPSTSSMDKNFRGGGNQEALSNNSQNPAAKPKRPRKPRAKKDPAADGQPPKRRQYTPRMGTSGLPRTHLCSVCGKGFARRETLRRHDRIHTGEKPHHCTVCGKYFREAFHLSKHQTVHSGAKNYKCGICGKEFGYSQSLRRHSKLHQKGEMEEVPTTPAPENMNSFNPNPQCSVTQDGNQNQVPSTSSYYSYPQDVKPQDTQPHPQPPPRLYTCAICWKSFRHHFHLTAHHQTVHEGGGEKHFCCEVCGKAFAYSNSLTRHRQSQHGITRGEPSNPQEGSSGAADNRGGSDVNQSTSESEAATNALLQMAPAADNHGAPSLNVVAHGHQQAPPPQPPAGYSPLFYDTTATQSSASGASSYSQPLPPNSTIMPPHHPHSPAGVKGEHIYPAGSRSRTLHTTAPFQPLTELPSTEHHHLHHHHHHPHHHHPHHQSGAQPQQHLDCSNQLPHDEIRRHKKKKKKSDKRDWQENKYESQDLVRFDGSHKKRKISCTVRGQSKKKQGSLRLTIRRGEGSGGGGYKLVNTGGVKVQILSSLKVPVKRFGCPICPSSVFSRKAGLLVHMAIRHPQKAKPTRERLQCCVCGKQSQRPLAAFVHRAFHRARGTFSCQCCAARFWNAILLQRHKGSCSRTAKRARQADSKKPTLLKRPAERPTRDGQGDVPYHLLGSYRY
- the si:dkeyp-69b9.6 gene encoding uncharacterized protein si:dkeyp-69b9.6 isoform X2 → MFQFGKYNLDIIEMLSGHQAHQFKGLGLDRQLQHQQQVQLHQHQLQQQQQQQQAESSGALLSGLGLGPLQGSRGNAFSDSASIFAKMSAPPPPPLQQQPSSSQSSRSKSSKMSSNSSSSHSSSYPQFLRSFHPTEAALAQEQLHPGVGRFEHFAGGSSSSVSAGGLGGLVTSAPPPPPPLHPGLSVPQASSGPSSSSPSPSTSVATSNNLASSSAVSSLGHQLVGAQSDARSLHQQFSCMLAANQYFLSGVPANASLEQFLVQQGSHNHLGIGLGQSGGEPSTSLAPPPALHSSHSHSHSASQSQQAPQQPPQQQQLAPHALSHPHSHSHPHHPLHPGSQPSSLGGFDFQGIPVLSSNQIASLMQQEAGLPLPLPLHLSLSKDDAKADSAGSGTGGGGSSSGSTSSSRRKKAMAGYLPQRKSESTSNGPSGHSNPSTSSSNGALSHSQPPALIGSGVGLPNMGGDPSSLLASSSSSSVVSSSSSSSAPSSSAASVLVTNESHLSKSDNLSSMQANATESDTESIYSCGECGKSFPHLSSLRRHMRMHEPTAAGTSKSTTTGPNPVHIKSQSDPSLPHSTQETPQPMSNCCPSPDKIFHCPDCGKGFKKKGHLLQHGVLHSSARPYGCSTCSRAFNRRESLTRHEKIHEEKPFRCPACGRAFRESTSLLNHAASGTCGKPGRGPKQRGSKTGSDGEDRIGGGSGGGNGGGGTYPSNRGVIYGKSEEKEGIIIVGEGEQKSGLGCDLFQSARGGNSNDRDRTDGKYPTDYSRNRYTGYHEDHRSQGNPSPCYSGASPCGSGMAGPALRKAPLAPTLHPHSQSHNQHHHPQQQPHLPLSSLLDDSEDDVTSSVNNAISAITAATGNRDDRGDIIGGLLGGLGLGPLGSPSTSSMDKNFRGGGNQEALSNNSQNPAAKPKRPRKPRAKKDPAADGQPPKRRQYTPRMGTSGLPRTHLCSVCGKGFARRETLRRHDRIHTGEKPHHCTVCGKYFREAFHLSKHQTVHSGAKNYKCGICGKEFGYSQSLRRHSKLHQKGEMEEVPTTPAPENMNSFNPNPQCSVTQDGNQNQVPSTSSYYSYPQDVKPQDTQPHPQPPPRLYTCAICWKSFRHHFHLTAHHQTVHEGSPSTGSPAANRPTPKKAAAALQTTGEGAT
- the si:dkeyp-69b9.6 gene encoding uncharacterized protein si:dkeyp-69b9.6 isoform X1 — encoded protein: MFQFGKYNLDIIEMLSGHQAHQFKGLGLDRQLQHQQQVQLHQHQLQQQQQQQQAESSGALLSGLGLGPLQGSRGNAFSDSASIFAKMSAPPPPPLQQQPSSSQSSRSKSSKMSSNSSSSHSSSYPQFLRSFHPTEAALAQEQLHPGVGRFEHFAGGSSSSVSAGGLGGLVTSAPPPPPPLHPGLSVPQASSGPSSSSPSPSTSVATSNNLASSSAVSSLGHQLVGAQSDARSLHQQFSCMLAANQYFLSGVPANASLEQFLVQQGSHNHLGIGLGQSGGEPSTSLAPPPALHSSHSHSHSASQSQQAPQQPPQQQQLAPHALSHPHSHSHPHHPLHPGSQPSSLGGFDFQGIPVLSSNQIASLMQQEAGLPLPLPLHLSLSKDDAKADSAGSGTGGGGSSSGSTSSSRRKKAMAGYLPQRKSESTSNGPSGHSNPSTSSSNGALSHSQPPALIGSGVGLPNMGGDPSSLLASSSSSSVVSSSSSSSAPSSSAASVLVTNESHLSKSDNLSSMQANATESDTESIYSCGECGKSFPHLSSLRRHMRMHEPTAAGTSKSTTTGPNPVHIKSQSDPSLPHSTQETPQPMSNCCPSPDKIFHCPDCGKGFKKKGHLLQHGVLHSSARPYGCSTCSRAFNRRESLTRHEKIHEEKPFRCPACGRAFRESTSLLNHAASGTCGKPGRGPKQRGSKTGSDGEDRIGGGSGGGNGGGGTYPSNRGVIYGKSEEKEGIIIVGEGEQKSGLGCDLFQSARGGNSNDRDRTDGKYPTDYSRNRYTGYHEDHRSQGNPSPCYSGASPCGSGMAGPALRKAPLAPTLHPHSQSHNQHHHPQQQPHLPLSSLLDDSEDDVTSSVNNAISAITAATGNRDDRGDIIGGLLGGLGLGPLGSPSTSSMDKNFRGGGNQEALSNNSQNPAAKPKRPRKPRAKKDPAADGQPPKRRQYTPRMGTSGLPRTHLCSVCGKGFARRETLRRHDRIHTGEKPHHCTVCGKYFREAFHLSKHQTVHSGAKNYKCGICGKEFGYSQSLRRHSKLHQKGEMEEVPTTPAPENMNSFNPNPQCSVTQDGNQNQVPSTSSYYSYPQDVKPQDTQPHPQPPPRLYTCAICWKSFRHHFHLTAHHQTVHEGGGEKHFCCEVCGKAFAYSNSLTRHRQSQHGITRGEPSNPQEGSSGAADNRGGSDVNQSTSESEAATNALLQMAPAADNHGAPSLNVVAHGHQQAPPPQPPAGYSPLFYDTTATQSSASGASSYSQPLPPNSTIMPPHHPHSPAGVKGEHIYPAGSRSRTLHTTAPFQPLTELPSTEHHHLHHHHHHPHHHHPHHQSGAQPQQHLDCSNQLPHDEIRRHKKKKKKSDKRDWQENKYESQDLVRFDGSHKKRKISCTVRGQSKKKQGSLRLTIRRGEGSGGGGYKLVNTGGVKVQILSSLKVPVKRFGCPICPSSVFSRKAGLLVHMAIRHPQKAKPTRERLQCCVCGKQSQRPLAAFVHRAFHRARGTFSCQCCAARFWNAILLQRHKGSCSRTAKRARQADSKKPTLLKRPAERPTRDGQGDVPYHLLGSYRY